A single genomic interval of Antarcticibacterium arcticum harbors:
- a CDS encoding carboxypeptidase-like regulatory domain-containing protein → MKQGLYLFLWGILSVFKVHGQQTSLRGVVVDASTYEPVENTLVIIDGTTFQTLTNATGTFIFSSEEIPEGNQILTFTRSGYASLRLPVIIIKSTDKNLDLIPLEIDMFREQMLMGAISLSDAQLSEEEGNVDNVAGLLQASRDVFLNAAAFDFSQTFFRPRGLDSEYGKVYINGVEMNKIFNGRPQWSNWGGLNDVQRNQVVSTATVPSEVGFGGLAGTTNIIMRASAYGKGGRVSYAMANRSYTGRIMATYNSGELERGWTYSVSASRRFATEGFIDGTAYDANSLFISAEKKINDFHSLNFSGFYTPNFRGKSSANTQEVYDLKGQQYNSFWGYQNGEIRNSRYREIEEPVVMLNHFWKLSRNTQINSNLAYQFGKIANSRIDFGGTRLVSQPNGQESFVGGGSNPDPAYYQKLPSYFLRAANNPNYMGAYIAQQELINNGQLNWNELYNANLTSLQNGGNSIYILAEDRNDDQQITVNSILNTTFNERLKLISKLTYTKLISENFASVKDLLGGSGYLDVDFFAQANENSLIGDRGQNDFRNRNRIANQGDRFKYNFELLATVLEAYSQLQFKTRRSDLYFAGQISQTTYQRNGLFQNGSYPNNSLGKSDLLNFTNIGLKTGGTYRFTGRHLLDYNLSYYTRPPTLRNSFSNSRMNNEIVRDLSNEQLFSGDLNYIFRTPLFRLRLTGYFTEVQDGTAISFYYADGLSEMGRTGATAFVQEVMTNIDKRHFGIESGVEYQITSTIKVKGAVAIGQYTYNNNPRLSLTSDSFTEPINYWVSNLKNYRVGGGPQRAAQLGFEYRDPNFWWFGTTVNFFSHAFINVSPITRTSNFLTDVDGLPIINYDEGTAKELLKQEQFDSYVLMNAIGGKSWRIKNNYLGFFVSLNNILDVIYKTGGFEQSRNANYPALKEDRERDQPLFGSKYWYGTGASYYANVYYRF, encoded by the coding sequence ATGAAACAGGGGCTATATTTATTTCTTTGGGGCATACTTTCTGTCTTTAAAGTTCACGGTCAGCAAACCTCCCTTCGGGGAGTTGTTGTTGATGCTTCAACTTATGAACCCGTAGAAAATACCTTGGTGATCATAGATGGAACTACCTTTCAAACTCTTACAAATGCGACCGGCACTTTTATATTTTCTTCAGAAGAAATTCCGGAGGGCAACCAGATCCTGACATTTACAAGGTCTGGGTATGCAAGTCTCCGGCTTCCGGTTATCATTATAAAATCCACCGATAAGAACCTGGACCTTATTCCTCTGGAAATCGATATGTTCAGGGAGCAGATGCTTATGGGTGCTATTAGCTTGTCTGATGCTCAATTAAGCGAAGAGGAGGGGAATGTGGATAATGTGGCCGGTTTGCTCCAGGCTTCCCGCGATGTTTTTCTAAATGCTGCTGCTTTTGATTTTAGCCAGACTTTTTTCAGGCCACGGGGATTGGACAGTGAATATGGAAAGGTTTATATCAATGGTGTTGAAATGAATAAAATATTTAATGGCAGACCGCAATGGAGCAATTGGGGTGGCCTAAATGATGTCCAGCGCAACCAGGTGGTTTCTACTGCGACTGTACCTTCAGAAGTGGGATTTGGCGGCCTTGCAGGAACTACTAATATTATAATGAGGGCTTCTGCCTATGGAAAAGGCGGAAGGGTCTCTTATGCCATGGCAAACAGAAGTTACACCGGTAGAATAATGGCGACCTATAATTCAGGCGAACTGGAAAGAGGATGGACTTATTCAGTTTCGGCATCAAGACGGTTTGCAACCGAAGGTTTTATTGATGGTACTGCATACGATGCCAACAGCTTATTTATTTCCGCCGAAAAGAAAATAAATGATTTCCACAGCCTTAATTTCAGTGGCTTTTATACTCCCAATTTTCGGGGTAAATCCTCTGCCAACACCCAGGAAGTATATGATCTCAAGGGGCAACAGTATAATTCATTCTGGGGATATCAAAATGGGGAGATCCGCAATTCGCGTTACAGGGAGATTGAGGAACCGGTTGTAATGCTTAATCATTTCTGGAAACTATCGCGCAACACCCAGATCAATTCTAACCTGGCTTATCAATTTGGAAAAATTGCCAATAGCCGTATAGATTTTGGAGGAACCCGCCTGGTGTCCCAACCAAACGGGCAGGAAAGTTTTGTGGGGGGAGGTTCGAATCCCGATCCCGCATATTATCAAAAATTGCCAAGTTATTTTCTTCGTGCAGCTAACAACCCTAATTATATGGGTGCATATATTGCGCAACAGGAACTTATTAATAATGGCCAGCTTAACTGGAATGAACTTTATAATGCCAATCTTACCTCTCTTCAAAACGGGGGCAATTCAATTTATATCCTGGCTGAAGACAGGAATGACGACCAACAGATTACTGTTAATTCTATTCTTAATACCACTTTCAATGAAAGATTAAAATTGATCTCAAAGCTTACATACACAAAGCTTATAAGTGAGAATTTTGCCAGTGTAAAAGATCTGCTTGGGGGTTCCGGTTATTTGGATGTTGATTTTTTTGCCCAGGCCAATGAGAACTCCCTTATTGGAGACAGAGGTCAAAACGACTTTAGAAACCGAAATAGGATTGCCAACCAGGGAGACCGGTTTAAATATAATTTTGAACTATTGGCCACGGTGCTTGAAGCCTATTCCCAACTTCAGTTTAAAACCAGAAGATCTGATCTCTACTTCGCCGGCCAGATATCCCAGACCACATATCAACGCAACGGCTTATTTCAAAATGGAAGTTATCCCAATAATTCTCTTGGGAAAAGTGACTTGCTCAATTTTACCAATATTGGGCTTAAGACAGGGGGAACCTATAGATTCACGGGGAGACACTTGCTGGACTATAATCTAAGTTATTATACCAGGCCACCCACTTTACGTAATTCCTTCTCCAATTCCCGAATGAACAATGAAATTGTGCGCGATTTGTCTAACGAGCAGTTATTTTCTGGAGACCTGAATTACATTTTCAGAACGCCACTATTCAGGCTGAGGTTAACTGGCTATTTTACCGAAGTACAGGATGGCACTGCAATTTCTTTTTATTATGCCGATGGTTTGAGTGAAATGGGTAGGACAGGTGCCACAGCCTTTGTACAGGAAGTAATGACAAATATTGATAAAAGGCATTTTGGGATAGAATCTGGGGTGGAGTATCAAATCACCTCTACCATAAAAGTTAAGGGAGCAGTTGCCATAGGCCAGTATACCTACAACAATAATCCCAGGTTATCCCTTACCTCAGACAGCTTTACGGAGCCAATAAATTACTGGGTTTCCAATCTCAAGAATTACCGAGTAGGAGGCGGACCTCAAAGGGCAGCCCAGCTTGGATTCGAGTACCGTGACCCAAATTTCTGGTGGTTTGGAACAACCGTTAATTTCTTTTCTCATGCATTTATAAATGTGAGTCCCATTACCCGTACCTCAAATTTTCTAACAGATGTTGACGGGCTTCCTATTATAAATTATGATGAAGGTACAGCGAAAGAATTGCTCAAACAGGAACAATTTGATTCCTATGTATTAATGAATGCAATTGGTGGCAAGTCCTGGAGAATTAAAAATAATTACCTCGGGTTTTTTGTTAGCCTCAACAACATTCTGGATGTAATATATAAGACAGGCGGCTTTGAGCAGTCCCGAAATGCCAATTACCCTGCACTTAAAGAAGATAGGGAAAGAGACCAGCCTTTATTTGGAAGTAAGTATTGGTATGGTACGGGTGCGTCTTATTATGCGAATGTATATTATAGATTTTAA
- a CDS encoding endonuclease/exonuclease/phosphatase family protein yields MLKFIRCFKVFFITIIISLLWTHNSPAQVDKLYLLRTVAFYNVENLFDTENDPFIFDDDRTPTGNDKWTILKYEHKLKNLSRVISEIGGEISQLPPAILGVCEVENLKVLEDLVIQPALISYNYGIIHYDSPDRRGIDVGLLYQKDLFIPQHSQSRRLLIYEADDPSKRVYTRDQLVVSGLFEGEPMHFIVNHWPSRSGGEARSSYKRESAARLNRKIIDSLHQVDPYARIIIMGDFNDDPTNRSIRKVLGTKADKGKTGIGELFNPMESMLRKGMGTLAYRDGWNLFDQIILSHALLGNDYSTYQFYRAGIFNPEYLLTPSGQYKGYPFRSYDYGGYTGGYSDHFPVYVYLIKEVPVPLLLETLEGGY; encoded by the coding sequence ATGTTAAAATTTATAAGGTGTTTTAAGGTCTTTTTTATAACAATAATTATAAGCTTGTTGTGGACCCATAACAGCCCCGCCCAGGTAGATAAACTTTACCTGTTAAGGACTGTTGCGTTTTATAATGTTGAGAATTTATTTGATACAGAAAATGATCCTTTCATATTTGATGATGACCGTACCCCAACCGGAAACGACAAGTGGACCATTCTAAAATATGAGCACAAATTAAAGAACCTGTCCAGGGTTATTTCTGAAATAGGAGGTGAAATAAGCCAGCTACCTCCCGCGATTTTGGGTGTTTGTGAAGTGGAAAATCTAAAAGTATTGGAAGATCTTGTAATTCAACCCGCTCTAATTTCATACAACTATGGGATTATACATTATGATTCTCCGGACAGGCGCGGCATCGATGTGGGGCTCCTTTATCAAAAAGACCTGTTTATCCCACAACATTCCCAATCCCGCCGATTGCTTATTTATGAAGCAGATGATCCTTCAAAGAGAGTTTATACAAGAGATCAATTGGTTGTGAGCGGCCTTTTTGAAGGAGAACCCATGCATTTTATCGTAAATCACTGGCCATCCCGAAGTGGCGGGGAAGCAAGAAGCAGTTATAAAAGGGAAAGCGCAGCACGGTTAAACCGCAAAATTATTGATTCCCTTCACCAGGTGGACCCTTATGCCCGAATTATTATTATGGGAGATTTCAATGATGACCCAACCAACCGGAGCATCAGGAAGGTTTTGGGTACTAAAGCTGACAAAGGTAAAACAGGGATTGGAGAGCTTTTTAACCCCATGGAAAGTATGCTGAGAAAAGGAATGGGCACCCTGGCCTACAGAGACGGCTGGAACCTTTTTGACCAGATCATCCTATCCCACGCACTTTTGGGAAATGATTACTCTACCTATCAATTTTACCGGGCCGGGATATTTAATCCTGAATATTTACTCACTCCATCTGGCCAATATAAAGGGTATCCGTTTAGAAGTTATGATTATGGAGGATACACGGGCGGCTACAGTGACCATTTTCCTGTGTATGTTTATTTAATTAAGGAAGTACCGGTTCCCCTATTGTTGGAGACGCTGGAGGGGGGTTATTAA
- a CDS encoding PA0069 family radical SAM protein has product MQKVDGYTAGRGAQLNVHNRFDAQAHEVREDFLNYCALEGEDPYKTQTVLIDTFPKTIVNRVDSPDLRMGFSLNPYQGCEHGCVYCYARNSHEYWGYSAGVDFEQKILVKRNCVELLEKKFQSKRWEASPIVLSGNTDCYQPIEKKLEITRSLLKTFLKYKHPVGIITKNALIQRDIDILKELAKDNLVQVNLSITSLDESMRRMLEPRTATVKKRLETVEKLTAEGIPVSVMMAPIIPAINSHEILPLVKAVAERGALSVGYTMVRLNGAIGGIFTDWIQKTMPDRAEKVLHQIAECHGGNLNDSVFGRRMKGEGNIAEQVAQQFTIARKKYLQGRALPVLNCDLHEQYKDGQMKLF; this is encoded by the coding sequence ATGCAGAAAGTTGATGGATATACAGCCGGGAGAGGAGCACAGCTAAATGTGCATAATCGCTTTGACGCCCAGGCTCATGAAGTGCGGGAAGATTTTCTTAATTACTGCGCTTTGGAAGGGGAAGATCCTTATAAAACCCAAACTGTGCTTATTGATACCTTTCCCAAGACCATTGTGAATAGGGTAGATAGCCCAGACTTACGAATGGGTTTTTCCCTGAATCCATATCAGGGTTGCGAACACGGCTGTGTTTACTGTTATGCAAGAAATTCTCACGAATACTGGGGTTACAGTGCCGGGGTAGATTTTGAACAAAAGATCCTGGTAAAGCGCAATTGTGTGGAATTGCTGGAGAAAAAATTTCAGAGTAAACGTTGGGAAGCTTCTCCTATTGTATTATCAGGCAATACAGATTGTTACCAGCCAATCGAAAAGAAACTGGAGATCACCCGGTCCCTTCTCAAAACATTCCTTAAATACAAACATCCGGTAGGGATAATTACCAAAAATGCCCTGATCCAACGCGATATCGATATTTTGAAGGAACTGGCAAAGGACAATCTGGTACAGGTAAATCTTTCCATTACTTCCCTGGATGAAAGCATGCGCCGTATGCTGGAGCCCAGAACCGCCACGGTGAAAAAAAGACTTGAAACAGTTGAAAAACTTACTGCGGAAGGGATACCGGTAAGTGTGATGATGGCCCCCATAATTCCTGCTATAAACAGTCATGAGATCCTTCCCTTGGTAAAAGCGGTGGCCGAAAGGGGCGCCCTAAGCGTGGGTTATACCATGGTGCGCCTTAACGGTGCGATTGGAGGAATTTTCACTGACTGGATTCAAAAAACCATGCCCGACAGGGCTGAAAAGGTCCTGCACCAAATCGCCGAATGCCACGGAGGTAATCTCAACGACAGTGTGTTTGGCCGCCGTATGAAAGGAGAAGGAAATATCGCTGAACAGGTTGCTCAACAATTTACAATTGCCCGCAAAAAATATTTACAGGGAAGAGCGCTTCCGGTTTTAAACTGTGATCTTCATGAGCAATATAAGGATGGGCAAATGAAGTTGTTTTAA
- a CDS encoding enoyl-CoA hydratase/isomerase family protein — protein MKFQNILEQNNHGILRITINRPSKLNALNKETIEELHRALNNARKEDEVKVIILTGSGEKAFVAGADISEFADFSVEEGSQLAAEGQEKLFDLVANFPKPVIAAVNGFALGGGLELAMAAHFRIASENAKMGLPEVSLGVIPGYGGTQRLPQLVGKGRAMEMIMTAGMIDSHQALQYNLVNHVTTQEELLEFTEKIACRIMRNSMVAIRSAIKAVNANYEDGLNGFATEIEEFGRCFGTADFKEGTTAFLNKRKADFPGE, from the coding sequence ATGAAATTTCAGAATATTTTAGAACAAAACAATCACGGGATCCTAAGAATTACCATCAATAGGCCTTCAAAACTGAATGCTCTTAACAAAGAAACTATTGAGGAACTGCACCGTGCATTAAACAATGCCCGGAAAGAGGATGAGGTTAAAGTGATCATACTTACCGGAAGTGGGGAAAAAGCTTTCGTTGCCGGGGCAGATATAAGTGAATTCGCCGATTTTTCAGTTGAAGAAGGTTCTCAATTAGCTGCGGAGGGTCAGGAAAAATTATTTGACCTTGTGGCCAATTTTCCCAAACCGGTAATTGCTGCCGTAAATGGATTCGCTTTGGGTGGTGGCCTGGAACTGGCCATGGCAGCACATTTCAGGATTGCTTCAGAAAATGCAAAAATGGGCTTGCCAGAGGTTTCCCTTGGAGTGATTCCCGGGTATGGTGGTACGCAACGCTTGCCGCAACTTGTGGGAAAAGGAAGAGCCATGGAAATGATTATGACGGCAGGGATGATAGATTCCCACCAGGCTTTACAATATAACCTTGTAAATCACGTGACCACCCAGGAAGAATTACTGGAATTTACTGAAAAGATAGCATGCAGGATCATGAGGAATTCTATGGTTGCCATTCGCTCTGCCATTAAAGCGGTAAATGCCAATTACGAAGATGGTTTAAACGGCTTCGCAACCGAAATTGAAGAATTTGGGAGATGCTTTGGAACTGCCGACTTTAAAGAAGGCACCACTGCATTTTTAAACAAAAGAAAAGCCGACTTTCCCGGGGAATAA
- a CDS encoding sensor histidine kinase, whose amino-acid sequence MKLLKLSLRNRIFISMILLVLGASILIAGVTVYQYKHESESYHRERLERKEQAIRENIKFVLESTTHVVNTANMAVILKERGKIHEISQVHDMRIHVYDLSGKLLIKSNETFFRDTTVAQIPLNILRELESSSNKRYLKKSEVNGQKFQSSYTYLNDNQFKPLAILYLPYLQDDELLQKDLNNFLMKLGEVYLFMLVLAILLSYFLSKYITKSLKLVSAKIIETRLDKRNQKIDIDNASEEIYTLVAAYNSMIDELEESAVKLATGEREQAWREMAKQVAHEIKNPLTPMRLSVQSFQRNFDPNDPNIHLKVEEYSNTLIHQIDTMSAIASAFSNFAKMPAQQNEILNVPKIVKLALDIFNENYIVFTSEKDEILAKFDRTQLIRVVTNLVKNATQALQDVENPKILVRVEEMDQMVSITVSDNGIGITEENKEKVFEPKFTTKTSGMGLGLAMVKNLVETYGGSITFTSKKNKGTIFTVKFPRN is encoded by the coding sequence ATGAAGCTTTTAAAATTATCTTTAAGGAACCGTATTTTCATATCAATGATCTTATTGGTTTTAGGGGCTTCCATTCTTATAGCCGGGGTTACCGTGTACCAATACAAACATGAATCTGAATCCTACCACAGGGAACGCCTTGAGCGCAAAGAACAGGCAATAAGGGAAAATATAAAATTCGTACTGGAAAGCACCACCCATGTGGTAAATACCGCAAATATGGCGGTCATCCTGAAGGAACGGGGAAAGATCCATGAGATCTCCCAGGTGCACGATATGCGCATTCATGTATATGATCTAAGTGGGAAATTATTGATCAAATCCAATGAAACCTTTTTCAGGGACACCACCGTTGCACAGATCCCTTTAAATATTCTTAGGGAACTGGAAAGTTCCTCCAATAAGAGGTATTTAAAAAAATCTGAAGTAAACGGGCAAAAGTTCCAGTCGTCCTACACTTATTTAAATGACAACCAATTTAAGCCCCTGGCAATACTTTACCTGCCTTATTTACAGGATGATGAGCTGCTGCAAAAAGACCTCAATAATTTTTTAATGAAGCTTGGAGAGGTGTATCTTTTTATGCTGGTGCTGGCCATATTGCTGTCCTATTTTCTCTCAAAGTATATTACCAAATCCCTTAAACTTGTTTCCGCAAAGATCATTGAAACCCGTCTTGATAAACGTAACCAAAAGATAGACATAGATAATGCTTCCGAGGAAATTTATACGCTTGTTGCCGCTTATAATAGTATGATAGATGAGCTTGAGGAAAGCGCCGTAAAACTCGCAACAGGCGAACGGGAACAGGCCTGGAGGGAAATGGCAAAACAGGTAGCTCACGAGATAAAGAACCCATTAACTCCTATGAGGCTTAGCGTGCAGAGTTTTCAGCGCAATTTTGACCCCAATGATCCCAACATCCACCTCAAAGTGGAGGAATACAGCAATACCCTGATACATCAAATAGATACAATGAGTGCCATTGCATCGGCTTTTTCCAATTTCGCAAAAATGCCGGCACAGCAAAATGAGATCCTGAATGTTCCCAAAATTGTAAAACTGGCCCTGGATATTTTCAATGAAAATTATATAGTTTTCACCTCTGAGAAAGATGAGATCCTGGCCAAATTTGACCGTACCCAACTAATAAGAGTGGTTACCAACCTGGTTAAAAATGCCACCCAGGCGTTACAGGATGTTGAAAATCCTAAGATTTTGGTGAGAGTAGAGGAGATGGACCAAATGGTGAGCATTACGGTATCAGATAACGGAATAGGGATTACTGAAGAAAACAAAGAAAAGGTGTTTGAGCCTAAATTTACCACTAAAACCAGCGGAATGGGACTAGGATTGGCAATGGTTAAAAATCTGGTAGAAACCTACGGGGGTAGCATCACCTTCACTTCCAAAAAAAATAAAGGAACTATATTTACGGTAAAATTTCCCAGGAACTAA
- a CDS encoding CopD family protein — translation MEYYLYIKALHLIFVITWFAGLFYIPRLFVYHIEANLKPEPEKSILVPQLQLMTRRLWYIITWPSAILASLFAFWLLYLMPIWLDQDWMVVKLGFVVLLYMYHYKCHLIFKELQNNVVKWSSNQMRLWNEGSTLILFAVIFLVVVRDAVNWIYGVIGIFLLSVILMLGFKMYKRIRSKNPNA, via the coding sequence ATCGAATATTATCTGTATATAAAAGCCTTACATCTTATTTTTGTGATCACCTGGTTTGCCGGGCTTTTTTATATCCCCCGTCTATTTGTCTATCATATTGAAGCCAATCTCAAACCGGAGCCGGAGAAAAGTATTCTGGTGCCTCAATTGCAGCTTATGACCCGCAGGTTATGGTACATAATTACCTGGCCTTCTGCAATACTGGCGAGTCTCTTTGCATTCTGGCTGCTTTATCTTATGCCCATCTGGCTGGACCAGGACTGGATGGTTGTAAAACTTGGTTTTGTAGTATTGTTGTATATGTATCATTACAAATGCCATCTTATCTTCAAGGAGTTGCAAAACAATGTTGTGAAATGGAGTTCTAACCAAATGCGACTGTGGAATGAGGGTTCCACGCTTATCCTCTTTGCCGTAATATTTCTGGTTGTGGTACGGGATGCAGTTAACTGGATATATGGAGTAATAGGTATTTTTCTGCTTTCTGTTATACTTATGCTGGGGTTTAAAATGTACAAACGTATAAGAAGTAAAAACCCTAATGCGTAG
- a CDS encoding MATE family efflux transporter, giving the protein MARLDAAALGSEPVGKLLIKQAVPASIGILVMSLNILVDTIFVGNWIGSIAIAAINVVLPISFFIAALGMAIGIGGSSVISRALGGDDKEKARRTFGNQITLTILLTVTMVTLGLIYVDSLIPTFGGKGDIFDPAKIYYTIVLYGVPFLALSMMGNTVIRAEGKPKFAMVAMIIPSVTNLFLDYLFINVMDMGIQGAAWATTISFIFSFSYVLWFFLTRSELSINLGHFEFKWPILKEISSLGFVTLARQAVVSITYLLMNNILFDLGGEDSVTVYAIIGRMLMFALFPVFGMTQGFLPIAGFNYGAQNWQRVRKSINRAVIYASALALLVFAGIQIFAEEIVMVFTTNQKVIAETPSAMRWVFAATPVIAVQLIGSAYFQAIGRAVPALLLTLSRQGFIFIPLVLILPQYLGEIGVWVSFPLADVLSTLVTAWFLNKEIRLKLKPAAVKTFPKKGIL; this is encoded by the coding sequence ATGGCCCGGCTTGACGCTGCAGCTTTAGGAAGCGAACCTGTTGGGAAACTACTTATAAAACAGGCTGTTCCTGCGTCTATTGGGATTCTGGTAATGTCCCTGAATATTTTAGTGGACACTATTTTTGTGGGTAACTGGATTGGCTCCATTGCCATTGCGGCAATTAATGTTGTTTTGCCTATTTCTTTTTTTATTGCCGCCCTGGGAATGGCAATAGGAATTGGAGGATCTTCAGTTATTTCAAGGGCTCTGGGGGGAGATGATAAAGAAAAGGCCCGCAGGACTTTTGGTAATCAGATCACCCTTACCATTCTTCTCACCGTTACCATGGTAACCCTGGGGTTAATCTATGTAGATTCCCTAATCCCAACATTTGGAGGCAAGGGGGATATTTTTGATCCTGCAAAGATCTACTACACGATTGTTTTATACGGTGTGCCCTTTCTCGCACTTTCTATGATGGGAAATACTGTAATAAGGGCAGAGGGGAAACCCAAATTTGCCATGGTGGCAATGATTATTCCTTCAGTGACTAACCTTTTTCTGGATTATTTGTTCATAAATGTAATGGACATGGGAATACAGGGTGCGGCCTGGGCCACTACCATTTCTTTCATTTTTTCCTTCTCCTATGTGTTGTGGTTCTTTCTCACAAGATCTGAGCTCTCTATTAACCTGGGACATTTTGAATTTAAATGGCCAATTTTAAAGGAAATATCATCCCTGGGATTTGTAACACTTGCACGTCAGGCTGTTGTAAGTATTACTTATTTATTGATGAATAATATCCTTTTTGACCTGGGAGGAGAAGATTCGGTTACCGTATATGCGATAATTGGAAGAATGCTTATGTTCGCTCTTTTCCCTGTTTTTGGAATGACCCAGGGATTCTTGCCAATAGCGGGATTTAACTACGGAGCACAAAACTGGCAGCGGGTAAGAAAAAGTATCAACAGGGCGGTTATCTATGCAAGTGCTCTGGCACTTCTGGTCTTTGCAGGAATTCAAATTTTTGCTGAAGAGATTGTCATGGTATTCACCACCAATCAAAAGGTTATTGCCGAAACCCCTTCTGCAATGAGGTGGGTTTTTGCTGCAACTCCAGTAATTGCGGTACAGTTAATTGGCTCTGCATATTTTCAGGCTATAGGTCGGGCGGTACCTGCACTGTTATTAACACTATCTAGACAAGGTTTTATTTTTATTCCCCTGGTTTTAATTTTGCCCCAATACCTGGGGGAGATTGGCGTTTGGGTTTCATTTCCTTTAGCCGATGTGCTTTCAACCCTGGTAACAGCCTGGTTTTTAAATAAGGAAATAAGATTAAAACTTAAACCTGCTGCGGTGAAGACATTTCCCAAAAAAGGAATTTTATAA